One window of the Populus nigra chromosome 4, ddPopNigr1.1, whole genome shotgun sequence genome contains the following:
- the LOC133691152 gene encoding BTB/POZ domain-containing protein At1g03010-like, translating to MGVVTVGELKPSISGKRAFRPSSSIRHATEWPISDVSSDLTIEVGASNFALHKFPLVSRSGRIRKLLLEAKDSKISRINIPAVPGGPEGFELAAKFCYGINFEITQSNVAMLCCTARFLEMTEDFAEKNLEARAESYLKEMVLPNISISISVLHRCETLLPISEEINLVNRLINAIANNACKEQLTSGLLKLDHNYPAKTMPLMEPETPSDWWGKSLAMLNLDFFQRVLTAVKSKGLKQDMISKILINYAHNSLQGLVVRDPHLVKGSLLDLESQKKQRVIVEAIVSLLPTQSRKCPVPMVFLSSLLKTAIASSATTSCRSDLERRIGLQLDQAILEDILIPANSHGNNHCAMYDTDSVLRIFSIFLNLDEDDDEDNNLRDESEMVYDFDSPGSPKQSSILKVSKLLDNFLAEVALDPNLLPSKFIALAELLPDHARTVSDGLYRAVDIFLKVHPNIKDSERSRLCKTIDCQKLSQEACSHAAQDERLPVQMAVQVLYFEQIRLRNAMNGGHNQFFFGALNGQFPQRSGSGAGSGAISPRDNYASVRRENRELKLEVARMRMRMTDLEKDHVSMKQELVRSHPANKFFKSFTKKLSKLNAMFRINGLKPIGGKANSETRLLFQKRRRHSVS from the exons GCCAATTTCTGATGTTTCTAGTGATCTTACAATCGAAGTAGGAGCATCGAACTTTGCACTTCACAAG TTTCCTCTAGTTTCTCGAAGTGGAAGAATTCGTAAACTGTTGCTGGAAGCGAAAGATTCAAAGATCTCACGCATAAATATCCCTGCTGTACCGGGTGGACCAGAGGGTTTCGAGCTTGCTGCAAAGTTCTGCTATGGAATAAATTTCGAGATTACACAATCAAATGTTGCTATGTTATGTTGCACAGCCCGTTTTCTGGAAATGACAGAAGATTTTGCAGAGAAGAACTTGGAAGCCCGGGCTGAATCGTATCTAAAGGAGATGGTGCTTCCAAAcatatcaatttcaatttctGTTCTTCACCGATGTGAAACTTTATTGCCCATCTCGGAAGAGATCAATCTGGTCAACAGGCTTATCAATGCGATTGCAAACAATGCATGCAAAGAGCAACTGACCTCTGGCTTGTTAAAGCTTGACCACAACTACCCCGCAAAAACTATGCCACTTATGGAACCAGAAACACCATCAGACTGGTGGGGAAAATCACTCGCAATGCTGAATCTTGATTTCTTCCAAAGAGTATTAACCGCAGTTAAATCAAAGGGTCTAAAACAGGATATGATTAgcaaaattttgataaattatgcCCATAATTCTCTTCAAGGACTTGTTGTCAGGGACCCTCATTTGGTTAAAGGAAGTCTCTTGGACTTGGAGTCGCAGAAGAAACAAAGAGTCATCGTCGAGGCAATAGTTAGTTTACTACCAACCCAATCAAGAAAGTGTCCAGTTCCAATGGTTTTTCTTTCAAGCTTATTAAAAACTGCTATAGCGTCATCAGCAACTACTTCTTGCAGATCTGATTTGGAGAGGAGGATTGGTCTTCAACTTGATCAGGCAATTCTTGAGGACATCCTAATACCAGCAAATTCACATGGAAACAACCACTGCGCCATGTATGATACTGATTCGGTCTTGAGGATCTTCTCTATCTTTCTAAACCTggatgaggatgatgatgaagataacAACTTGCGGGATGAGAGTGAGATGGTTTATGATTTTGACAGTCCCGGTTCTCCTAAACAGAGCTCAATTCTAAAGGTATCAAAATTACTGGACAATTTTCTCGCAGAAGTTGCGCTAGACCCAAACTTACTGCCATCAAAGTTTATAGCACTGGCAGAACTACTTCCAGACCATGCTCGTACAGTTAGCGATGGACTGTACAGAGCTGTGGATATCTTCCTCAAA GTTCACCCAAACATTAAAGATTCAGAACGCTCCCGACTCTGCAAGACCATCGATTGCCAGAAATTATCTCAAGAAGCCTGCAGCCATGCTGCACAAGATGAAAGGTTGCCAGTACAGATGGCAGTCCAAGTGCTATACTTTGAACAGATCAGGCTCCGAAATGCAATGAATGGGGGACACAACCAGTTCTTCTTCGGTGCATTAAACGGTCAATTCCCTCAACGTTCAGGCAGTGGCGCAGGAAGTGGGGCCATTTCTCCAAGAGATAATTATGCATCGGTTAGAAGAGAGAATCGAGAGCTGAAGCTTGAAGTAGCAAGAATGAGAATGAGGATGACCGACCTTGAAAAGGATCATGTGTCCATGAAACAGGAGCTGGTAAGGTCTCATCCTGCAAATAAGTTCTTCAAATCATTCACCAAAAAATTAAGCAAGCTTAACGCCATGTTCCGAATCAACGGACTCAAACCCATAGGGGGGAAGGCTAATTCAGAAACAAGGCTCTTATTTCAGAAGAGAAGACGTCACTCGGTTTCATGA